One window of the Candidatus Thorarchaeota archaeon genome contains the following:
- a CDS encoding NADH-quinone oxidoreductase subunit M has product MQSELARTLLSLLPLGPLWFMLVLPLFMSFVAYLAGKKLARPVAILTTLVELVIAVALALAYDTSTLAAPYLDYVSTYTMGALPYHSAIIQLIVGVDGISVVMVVLSSLVVFVAVLSATHIHESEGTFYMLMLLLQTGLTGVFVSLDLMGFFVFWELVLIPMFFVIGKFGEEGCRHAAIKFFIYTHLGSLAMLLGFFALFFAGGYTFDMVALRNTPLAPEVQIGFALAVFLGAGVKLPVWPLHNWLPWAHVKAPTPGSVILAGILLKMGGYAFIRLGVWLNPVAFSRLAIPFAVVAVFTCIYAAFTAMAQTDLKSMVAYTSINHMAWVLLGVAIGTELALQGAVFMMFSHGAIISVLFIVAGQMKYSAGSREIPAIQGLSKRAPRLSALFVLASLAAFGLPGLSGFIAEALVLFGWATLLTISNFMVWIWASLITFAIFITVGYFLWTLNRTVFSESDPTKEVSDAPLRDLVAPVLMMVPVFVLGLWPDLVIVQIQQVIRFIVSSMAGGGVP; this is encoded by the coding sequence ATGCAGTCCGAACTAGCCCGTACCCTTCTGTCGCTTCTGCCGCTTGGACCACTGTGGTTCATGCTAGTCCTTCCTCTCTTCATGTCGTTTGTCGCATACCTTGCGGGCAAGAAACTGGCGCGACCAGTCGCCATTCTTACCACGCTCGTTGAGCTCGTGATTGCGGTCGCCCTCGCTCTGGCTTATGACACATCGACTCTTGCCGCTCCGTACCTGGACTACGTCTCAACCTATACGATGGGAGCGCTCCCCTACCACAGTGCAATCATCCAGCTGATAGTCGGCGTCGATGGCATCTCAGTGGTGATGGTCGTACTCTCAAGTCTGGTTGTGTTTGTCGCGGTACTGAGTGCAACTCACATCCATGAGTCTGAGGGGACATTCTACATGCTGATGTTGCTCCTGCAGACAGGCCTCACCGGTGTGTTCGTATCACTTGACCTGATGGGCTTCTTCGTCTTCTGGGAACTCGTACTCATCCCAATGTTCTTCGTCATAGGCAAGTTTGGGGAGGAGGGCTGTCGTCACGCTGCAATCAAGTTCTTCATCTACACCCATCTCGGTTCGCTGGCAATGCTCCTCGGCTTCTTCGCTCTCTTCTTTGCAGGTGGGTACACCTTCGACATGGTGGCTCTGAGGAACACCCCACTGGCGCCCGAGGTGCAGATTGGCTTCGCCTTAGCGGTCTTTCTCGGCGCGGGAGTCAAGCTGCCCGTGTGGCCTCTACACAACTGGCTTCCGTGGGCACATGTCAAGGCTCCAACCCCAGGTTCGGTCATTCTTGCTGGAATCCTACTCAAGATGGGTGGCTACGCTTTCATCCGACTGGGCGTCTGGCTGAATCCCGTGGCATTCTCACGCCTCGCAATCCCGTTCGCTGTCGTCGCGGTCTTCACCTGTATCTACGCAGCTTTCACCGCCATGGCTCAGACGGACTTGAAATCGATGGTGGCGTACACTTCTATCAACCATATGGCCTGGGTCTTGCTCGGTGTGGCAATCGGTACTGAACTCGCGCTACAGGGAGCAGTGTTCATGATGTTCAGTCATGGCGCCATCATCTCGGTGCTCTTCATTGTGGCAGGCCAGATGAAGTACTCTGCGGGCAGTCGCGAGATACCTGCAATTCAGGGACTGTCCAAGAGGGCACCGCGCCTCTCTGCCCTGTTCGTACTCGCCTCGCTCGCAGCTTTTGGTCTCCCAGGTCTCAGCGGCTTCATAGCTGAGGCCCTTGTACTCTTTGGCTGGGCCACCCTGCTCACCATCTCGAACTTCATGGTGTGGATATGGGCTTCCTTGATCACCTTTGCGATATTCATCACGGTGGGTTACTTCCTGTGGACCCTGAACCGGACTGTCTTCAGCGAGTCCGACCCTACCAAGGAGGTCTCAGACGCACCACTGCGTGACCTGGTTGCCCCTGTGCTCATGATGGTCCCTGTGTTTGTCTTGGGCCTCTGGCCCGACCTCGTGATAGTCCAGATACAGCAGGTCATTCGCTTCATAGTCAGTAGTATGGCCGGAGGAGGTGTCCCATAG
- a CDS encoding NADH-quinone oxidoreductase subunit N gives MQQLTWLVDALRALFAPLTDEIESVIPTDLVGSLPALTLVAFGLLALLVGLRYNPLSLSLLGVVVASFEMVLFDATGPSFGSLFVRDGLSDFFIYIVLIVAFLMLVSSSSFDGDTGAYNFLLMMSFAGAIWVVMAADLIALFVAWELMSTPTYVLVAMSPNRSGIDGATKYFVMGLMSTMLILLGIALLYGVTGTTQMAAVGRAVSDVWNTVPVGQAAYTILLAIVLLVVAFGFKIGVFPGWMWVPDTYSAADGNIAGYLAGATKKTGVAAIIRLLFVALAVARYEWIWVLALVSVLTMTIGNYLALGQKSVVRMLAFSSIAMMGYLFMGIAASTEFGVAAASFHALVHALMKGGAFILIWAISLKMAKDVTYDDLAGLGKRSPLAAGILAVLVLSLIGVPFAAGFWSKIFLLWSAVDAGLWWLAVLGILNMVMSLGYYVPLLSKMYQEEPSDSTPLSVARAPLFVSAVCAVLLVIMMIDWGLAMDYAWSAGSALFP, from the coding sequence ATGCAGCAACTCACATGGCTAGTTGACGCTCTCAGAGCTCTCTTTGCACCACTTACGGACGAGATCGAGTCAGTAATCCCAACAGACCTCGTGGGTTCACTTCCCGCTCTCACGCTGGTGGCGTTCGGTCTGTTGGCGCTACTCGTGGGACTGAGGTACAATCCCCTTTCCCTGAGCCTGCTCGGTGTGGTGGTCGCTTCATTTGAGATGGTCCTGTTTGATGCCACAGGTCCCTCGTTCGGGTCGCTCTTCGTCAGGGACGGTCTGTCCGACTTCTTCATCTACATAGTCTTGATTGTGGCGTTCCTGATGCTTGTGTCATCTTCGTCCTTTGACGGCGACACAGGCGCATACAACTTCCTGTTGATGATGTCGTTCGCTGGGGCCATATGGGTTGTCATGGCGGCGGACCTCATTGCCCTCTTTGTTGCATGGGAGCTGATGTCCACTCCAACCTACGTGCTGGTAGCCATGAGTCCCAATCGCTCTGGCATTGATGGCGCGACCAAGTACTTTGTCATGGGCCTGATGTCCACCATGCTCATCCTTCTTGGGATTGCACTGCTGTATGGAGTCACTGGGACCACACAGATGGCTGCAGTAGGGAGGGCAGTCTCAGATGTGTGGAACACCGTTCCTGTCGGTCAGGCAGCATACACGATACTACTGGCAATCGTACTGCTGGTCGTCGCATTCGGTTTCAAGATAGGTGTGTTTCCGGGCTGGATGTGGGTGCCTGACACCTACTCGGCTGCAGATGGCAACATCGCGGGGTATCTTGCAGGCGCAACCAAGAAGACCGGCGTAGCGGCCATCATTCGACTGCTCTTTGTGGCACTCGCTGTCGCAAGATACGAATGGATATGGGTCCTCGCTCTCGTCTCGGTGCTCACCATGACCATAGGCAACTACCTGGCGCTTGGACAGAAGAGCGTGGTGAGAATGCTCGCCTTCAGCAGCATAGCCATGATGGGTTATCTCTTCATGGGCATTGCCGCCAGCACCGAGTTCGGCGTGGCCGCAGCATCGTTCCACGCACTTGTGCACGCACTCATGAAAGGGGGCGCCTTCATCCTGATCTGGGCGATATCTCTCAAGATGGCAAAGGATGTGACCTACGACGATCTGGCCGGACTGGGCAAGCGGTCGCCACTGGCTGCAGGCATACTGGCCGTCCTTGTGCTCTCGCTGATAGGGGTCCCGTTTGCAGCTGGATTCTGGTCCAAGATATTCCTTCTTTGGAGCGCTGTCGATGCCGGTCTGTGGTGGTTGGCCGTGCTAGGCATACTGAACATGGTCATGTCCCTCGGCTACTACGTTCCACTTCTCTCCAAGATGTACCAGGAGGAGCCGTCAGACAGCACACCCTTGTCCGTTGCAAGAGCACCGCTGTTCGTTTCAGCAGTATGCGCGGTTCTGTTGGTGATAATGATGATAGACTGGGGTCTGGCCATGGACTACGCTTGGTCTGCCGGAAGTGCGCTCTTTCCCTAG
- a CDS encoding GNAT family N-acetyltransferase, which yields MVDFTVRRVVESDRDDVLEIARRTWGGHDYMPSQLDEWLKSPSCRLVGLEVAGRIIGLANLHMIDSGRTGWMEGLRVHPRYRRKGLAKVLTDELVKEGRNAGVERLRYTTDSTNSASISLAKSIGMSVRAEMGVFWKGGLKRVKKGGVKESPQYAERDAAERILKGAAHLFSDGVIIHDWKAYDFCSEGISQVLQSARAYILTDNERIGSVTFGSVRTEGQDSGWSTAIYAETPSDFTRALYSQVFLARAEGRPFLMGIYPLRFRHILLAERWVPKWVERFSILLFEKRLG from the coding sequence ATGGTTGACTTTACGGTTCGTCGTGTGGTCGAGTCAGACAGAGATGACGTGCTCGAGATTGCAAGAAGGACCTGGGGCGGTCACGACTATATGCCCTCTCAGCTCGACGAGTGGCTCAAGAGTCCCAGCTGTCGTCTGGTTGGACTCGAGGTTGCAGGAAGAATCATCGGACTTGCGAACCTTCACATGATTGACTCTGGACGCACAGGGTGGATGGAAGGGCTGAGAGTGCATCCCAGGTATCGGCGGAAGGGTCTGGCGAAGGTCCTCACAGACGAGCTTGTAAAGGAAGGCAGGAATGCGGGAGTAGAGCGACTCAGGTACACCACAGACTCGACCAACTCTGCTTCAATAAGCCTCGCGAAAAGTATCGGAATGAGTGTGAGAGCTGAAATGGGGGTCTTCTGGAAAGGCGGGCTGAAACGCGTGAAGAAGGGCGGTGTCAAGGAGTCCCCTCAGTATGCTGAGCGCGATGCTGCAGAGAGAATACTCAAGGGGGCAGCACATCTCTTCTCGGACGGAGTGATAATCCACGACTGGAAAGCCTATGACTTCTGCTCGGAAGGCATCTCCCAGGTACTACAGAGTGCACGAGCTTACATCCTGACCGACAACGAGCGCATTGGGTCCGTCACTTTCGGTTCTGTCAGGACAGAGGGACAGGACAGCGGCTGGTCAACTGCAATCTACGCGGAGACGCCGAGCGACTTCACAAGAGCACTCTACTCTCAGGTATTCTTGGCAAGAGCAGAGGGACGTCCGTTCCTCATGGGCATCTACCCGTTGAGATTCAGGCACATCCTACTCGCAGAACGTTGGGTCCCGAAGTGGGTGGAGAGATTCTCGATACTCCTCTTTGAAAAGCGGCTTGGTTGA
- a CDS encoding response regulator: protein MTARLLIVDDDIDVAKLLRAYLKKTGSDVEISYARSCKRAIRKVKEAILSGLPPHACLVDIKLPDTTGTDCIRQLQAMGLANLCAFTAYSKPQIIEEAKRAGAVMVLKKSAGFAAIADTLAQLLDLAPLEL from the coding sequence GTGACCGCCAGATTACTCATTGTGGACGATGACATTGATGTGGCAAAGCTACTACGGGCATACCTGAAGAAGACAGGGTCGGATGTTGAGATTAGCTATGCTCGCAGCTGCAAGAGAGCGATTCGGAAGGTGAAGGAAGCCATTCTCAGCGGCTTGCCGCCCCATGCATGTCTGGTCGACATAAAGCTCCCAGACACAACTGGCACAGATTGCATACGTCAACTGCAGGCGATGGGACTGGCAAACCTCTGTGCTTTCACCGCATACTCGAAGCCCCAGATCATCGAAGAGGCCAAGCGTGCCGGTGCAGTAATGGTCTTGAAGAAGAGTGCGGGCTTCGCGGCTATTGCGGACACGCTCGCTCAGCTACTGGACTTGGCCCCTCTTGAGCTGTGA
- a CDS encoding FAD-dependent oxidoreductase, with product MVDSIAVIGCGAAGATAAMQARKQNRSVSIWIFDVERHSQYSRCGLPYTISGKVAKFEDVVLTPPESWEGLKITAHLGVKVTEIDHSAHSLTAEGVGGSVTVNYDALIFATGSYNVTPPVKGLDKKHIYGLRTLDDAKALSKEAEKAKDVVVIGGGLIGMETAEALHERGLRVTVVEFLPYVLPAMVDADMGEIIQEHCRSHGLQILVNTAALEVVGNERPESVIVKDRATEATSSIPADVVVVATGVRANTALAEQIGVKVGPTRGIIVNDRMETNLPNVYACGDCAEHVDFVTKKPAAAGLGTVAVRQGRVAGINAAGGDVRFPGIVGAKVTKLFGLEIASTGITEELAKRYELSVVKGSVRGLTKPPYYTGGKELKVKTYFDRDSGRLVGGQLVGVEDAAMRLNVLTMGIQRGVDAAGLFDFENCYAPAVCDTWDPLVTSADAARKRLKT from the coding sequence ATGGTCGATAGTATAGCAGTCATTGGTTGCGGGGCTGCAGGAGCCACAGCAGCGATGCAGGCTCGTAAACAGAACAGGTCGGTCTCCATCTGGATATTCGATGTAGAACGCCACTCGCAGTACTCCAGATGCGGCCTTCCCTATACGATATCCGGGAAGGTTGCCAAGTTCGAGGACGTTGTGCTGACCCCTCCTGAGAGCTGGGAGGGGCTGAAGATAACCGCTCACCTCGGGGTCAAGGTGACGGAAATAGACCATAGTGCTCACTCACTCACGGCAGAGGGGGTGGGCGGGTCTGTCACAGTCAACTACGACGCACTGATATTCGCAACCGGCTCATACAACGTGACTCCGCCGGTGAAGGGCCTTGACAAGAAGCACATCTACGGTCTACGAACGCTCGACGATGCCAAGGCGCTCTCTAAGGAAGCGGAGAAGGCCAAGGATGTAGTGGTGATAGGCGGTGGGCTGATTGGAATGGAGACCGCCGAAGCACTGCATGAACGAGGACTGCGTGTTACAGTTGTCGAGTTCCTTCCCTATGTCCTACCCGCAATGGTCGATGCCGACATGGGTGAGATCATTCAAGAGCACTGCAGGTCACACGGGTTGCAGATTCTTGTCAACACCGCCGCGCTGGAAGTTGTCGGCAACGAGCGTCCTGAATCAGTCATAGTGAAGGACAGAGCCACAGAAGCCACATCGTCGATACCAGCCGATGTGGTTGTTGTCGCGACAGGTGTACGTGCCAACACCGCGCTTGCCGAGCAAATTGGCGTGAAGGTGGGACCCACCCGGGGAATCATCGTCAACGACCGAATGGAGACCAATCTGCCCAACGTGTACGCCTGTGGGGACTGTGCAGAGCATGTGGACTTCGTGACCAAGAAGCCAGCGGCTGCAGGACTTGGTACTGTTGCAGTGAGACAAGGGCGTGTCGCAGGAATAAACGCAGCAGGAGGGGATGTACGGTTCCCGGGCATTGTGGGTGCGAAGGTGACGAAGCTGTTTGGGCTGGAGATAGCCAGCACCGGCATCACGGAGGAACTCGCCAAGCGTTACGAACTGTCGGTCGTGAAGGGGTCAGTGAGAGGGCTGACCAAGCCGCCCTACTACACAGGTGGCAAGGAACTGAAAGTGAAGACCTACTTCGACAGAGACTCCGGTCGTCTAGTCGGCGGGCAGCTAGTCGGGGTTGAGGACGCAGCCATGAGGCTGAACGTGCTGACCATGGGCATACAGAGGGGCGTCGATGCTGCTGGCCTATTTGACTTTGAGAACTGCTATGCTCCAGCGGTGTGTGACACATGGGACCCACTGGTGACGTCAGCAGACGCGGCGCGCAAACGACTGAAGACCTGA
- a CDS encoding macro domain-containing protein encodes MPSKRVGIVTTHGDITDLDVDAIVNAANSDLWMGSGVAGAIKRRGGVEIENEAMAKGPIRPGEAVITGAGRLKAKYVIHCAGMAPGRPAEYKHVRDSARHALTIASGRNLRRIAFPAIGAGVGGLTPTESARAILEAVEDFEGTGGSVEQVILVGYNEELEKVLSSVVEEIRGKRK; translated from the coding sequence GTGCCGAGCAAGAGAGTAGGCATTGTGACAACGCACGGCGACATCACGGACTTGGACGTTGATGCAATAGTCAATGCTGCGAACTCTGACCTGTGGATGGGCTCAGGCGTTGCTGGAGCGATCAAGCGAAGAGGCGGAGTCGAGATAGAGAACGAGGCCATGGCAAAGGGGCCAATACGGCCGGGAGAAGCAGTCATAACTGGCGCTGGTCGTCTGAAGGCGAAGTACGTGATACACTGCGCGGGGATGGCCCCGGGAAGACCTGCGGAATACAAGCACGTCAGAGACTCTGCACGACATGCCCTGACAATCGCGTCCGGCAGGAATCTGAGGAGAATTGCGTTTCCCGCGATTGGGGCGGGAGTGGGTGGCCTGACCCCCACTGAGTCGGCTAGAGCGATATTGGAGGCTGTGGAGGACTTCGAGGGGACGGGTGGCTCTGTTGAGCAGGTGATTCTTGTCGGCTACAACGAAGAACTTGAGAAGGTCCTCTCCTCAGTCGTAGAAGAGATACGAGGAAAGAGGAAGTGA
- a CDS encoding NUDIX hydrolase: MQSKRFWSALFQARAALNDLAESEIAALKRRYGVPVRRSFRADFLEFECNLVRQSTCKGRNHDITCFIEAADGYVVIQKHAYANTGIYRAPSGGANVGEDLETAAKREMHEETGLDIELVRFVLDVTLDIRCQDGAIHWRSLVFLARKVSGEMTPLDTHEVYDIAVMTHDQLLNEVNPLMEATGWGGFRYRAFLTREFFKSLDRHKRLLNEEPNKD, translated from the coding sequence ATGCAATCGAAACGTTTTTGGTCGGCGCTCTTTCAAGCGCGGGCTGCTTTGAACGACCTCGCAGAATCAGAGATTGCGGCTCTCAAACGGAGGTATGGAGTACCGGTACGCCGCAGTTTCAGGGCAGACTTCTTGGAGTTCGAGTGCAACCTAGTCAGACAGAGCACTTGCAAGGGTCGCAATCACGACATCACCTGCTTCATTGAGGCAGCTGATGGCTATGTCGTCATACAGAAGCACGCATATGCCAACACGGGGATCTATCGTGCACCTTCAGGAGGTGCCAACGTCGGAGAGGACTTGGAGACTGCGGCCAAGCGTGAGATGCACGAGGAGACAGGTCTTGATATAGAGCTGGTGCGGTTTGTCCTAGACGTCACGCTGGACATCCGTTGTCAAGACGGTGCGATACACTGGCGTTCACTTGTCTTCCTTGCCAGAAAGGTCTCGGGCGAGATGACCCCACTTGATACACATGAGGTCTACGACATCGCGGTGATGACACATGACCAGCTGCTGAACGAAGTCAATCCTCTGATGGAAGCAACAGGTTGGGGAGGATTCCGGTATCGTGCCTTCCTCACCCGTGAGTTCTTCAAGTCGCTTGACAGACACAAGAGGCTTTTGAATGAGGAGCCGAACAAGGACTGA